GGAGGGGGGTCACCCTCAGCACGGTGACTCAACATAGTCGTTGTCCAGCCCACGGCGAAAGCGCGCAGTCAGGGAGCGGCTGATGACGATCACGCGGGGGGCCGTGCAGTCCTCCCGCCGGTGCAGGACGTTCCAGATGAGCATGGCGGCAGCCAGGGTGGCCAGTAGGCAGGCGCCGATGTTCAGGTAGCACGACCAGGACAGGCTGGTGTAGGGCCCGATGCGGTAGAACGTCACCAGCCCGATGACCAGGACGAAACCTGTGAACGAAGCCCGGGGTGAGGCAGCTGCTGGAGGGCCCCGCTCCCTACCCCGCTCCCCACCCGTCCTCCTCCAGCCGACCCTGTTCTGTGGGCCAGgagcccagccccaccccgcGCCCCGCCTCGGGGTTGGCTGCGTTCGACGGGGCCTGTGGGTCTGGTGGGGCATCTGTCTTGGCCAGGCACAGTCTTGGGGTTCAGGTGGTTCCTGAGACCTGGCAGGTATCTGGcctctgccaccccccacccgcTGCAGAGGGGACGCCGACACCTGCTTCCTCACCCCGAAAGGCCCAGCAGTGACTCCGCGTGAGGTCCGCCAGGCCTGTAAATGCCTAATTCATTCAAAGTGAAGGGAAACACATGTGTTTTCTACTTTATACCTCGGACCAGCTCAGATTGGTGTGTGACTTAGTTGTATTCCTGTCCTTAAGAGTTTACTTATTCCTAGCATACCGGGCAGGCGGGGGGCCAGGAGCCGGGCCCTGGGTGTCTCCTCTGCCGTCTGAGCAGCTGTAGCTGGTCCTAGAGCATCCCCGCCCTGTCCCGTCCCCTCGTCCCCCTCATCCCTGTCTCTCTTCCAATGATGCCGGGCCCAGCAGGGTGGGTGTCCAGGACTGTGCACAGTACCCTGTGTGGCCTCCCCGCCCTCAGTCAGCCGTTCGTGTCGGCCCGTCATCACTGAGAGACGTGGTTCTGTCTCTCAGGGGCCCCACAGGCCTATCTTTTGGTTCCTACAATAAGAAGACTGGGATTTTACACCCAGGATCTGTGGGCTAAGCCAGCAGGCACTGGCGCTTGAGAGAGTTCAGGTCTGGGTCTGGGCTGGAAGCCCTGGTGACTAGGATGGGGGCAGAGGCAGTGGTCCTGCTGCTCAGGAAGCTGTCTGGAGcccgcccctcctcccagccctgggtCATCAGCCCCCCCGCCGGGCAGCCCCGGCACCCCCTCTGCTGTGCCAACAGGGCTGAGTCTGTTTTTAAGGAACCGAACGTGCCTGATTAGGACAAAGGCCCTCGGGGACCTGGAGTGTCCAGATGGgactccctgcccctcccagaCCGTCTTgggccctgccctgggccctggccAGGCCGAGCCCACCGAGTCCCTTCGCCCGTCCTCCACCATGACATCCGCACTCTGCTCCTGCCAGTCCCCCCTCTCCGCCTGCTTTCCTCAGTAAACCAGGCCACGCATGACCCAGCGTGGCCTCGGGGCAGAGGGTTGTTGCAGTGATGCCCGCGCCCAGTTCTAATAGCCACATCCTGACTGGGTGCCGGGCGCAGGCTGGGGTTTCCTCAAAGCACAAACGTTATGGTCTCGCTTCTCTGCACCTTCCAGAGAGTCTGACTCATACGTCTGTCCTGCCTCGGTCGTGTGCTCGGCAGCAGTGACGCTGACCAAGCCCTGTGCTCATTCTCCACGGCACTTGGTGAATCTTGTTACACCCGAAGCTTCTCCATGCCTCCTCCTGTTAAAAGTAACGGATTCTGTTTGTCATGCACACTGGCACTTCTGTACCCACGAGGACAAACGGCCTGCACCCGCTGTCTTGGGTGGCCAGCTTTGCGTTCGTGATGGGAGGGGTTCGGGCCTGTGTTCTGTGAAATAAAAGCAGAAGCATTCTGCGTCCCCTCGATGTCATGGTGTCTGGGCACTTGTTGAGCCTTCTTTCAGCAGGACTCAGAGCAcgggggatggggcaggggggcGAGTCAGCACGCCAGCCATGTCGGGGGGAgggggagcggggcgggggaCAGCATGAGCACCGGGTGCGGCCGGGGGTGCTCCCCCAGCGCGgtggctgcagcacgccagccccctccctccactgTGCTCAGAGCCCATTGCCCCATCCTAGGGACGCTTCATCTGGCTTATACGTGTCACACAGGGATCCATTGGCGGTGTCCCTCCCCGGGGGCGGGCGAAAGCACTGGGCGTCCCCACGGCCTCCGGGGCCGCTGGCGGTCTGACGTGGGTGGCTTTGCGTCActgatggacagaggaccttgaaTTCATAAGTGGAGGCCTGTGAGCCGTGAGACCCCAACCTGGATAGGCCCTGGCAGAGACCAGGGCAGGGCATGCTGATGGGGCGTACACGTGGCCCGGGGACCCAAGACCCCCTCCCAGGACACGCCTGAATAAGACTCTGCTTGTCACAGGTCGCAGGAAACACAACTGTGACCCAAGTCAGCAGCGTCTGGAACGCGGTCATCAGACACAGCGCTGGGGTGCGGGCCGCAGGCGCCCAGCGCCAGTGCTCGGTTCAGACGGGCTCAGCTGACGGGCAGCAACCACCGACGGGCCGGGGCAGTGAACACAGGCTTCCCGGTGTCACGCGTGCGTTGTCAGCGCCACATGCGTGTCTCCTGAGCCCTCTCTATGTAAGGTTCACAGGAGGGCATTTAGAAGGTTCTGGAAGTGCAGCTGACCTTTCCTGCTTCCACTAACGGGTGCTTCCTGGAGCGCGTCACGGCTCTGGGGACGTGACTCCCCACGGCTGCACGGTGGCCCTGCGAGGCCATAGAGGACACGTGTCATCCCCGCTCGCGCCTCCCGGCCTCGGGGCCTGAGCAGGCCTCGCGCCCCCCTCGCCGCGCACACTGCCCTCCCCCATTTTCCTGGTGCTGCGTCCTGTGTCCACCTGCCGGGGGCAGGCTGCCTCCGGTCCTCCTGTCCTGGCCCCTCAGTGCACAGCTGGGCATCACCACCCCTTGATCCAGGCCCCCCTCCCAAGGTGCGACGCCCACCACGTGGGCATTTAGGACAAAGGGCTGGGCCTCTGATACCGGGACCCTGGGAGCCTCCAGTGCTGAGAGCGCGCTGATGAGCACGTCCTCTGTTTTGGAGGGAAACAGGACAGGCAGTTACTCTGTTGAGATTTTACTCCGTTTATCACTTCCTCTGCAAGTATACTGAAGGTGTTCTTATGTTAGCAGATGAAAGCAGCGTGAACTGACGCGTGAACAGACAGCTCTGCACACACAGCTGTGAGTGGCAGGGGCCAGGCGAGCACAGCCTCTTGGAGGGATGTTTGTCAGTGACCAGAGCAGGCTGAGCCCTGCCTCTTTAGCGCTTTGTCTTGGGCAGAGTTCTCTGCCACCCTCAGTGAGTTGTGCGGGTGGGTTTCCAGCAGGACCGCGCTCATCCTCGTCCGCCCTCGGCCAGCAGAGGCGGTGTGGCTGAGCAGACTTGGTCGCCACGGGGCCCACGATGCGCCACGTGTGGGCAGTGGAAAGCCACGGGGACACTTAGAGGTGGCAGCTACTGCGCTGGCCACATGCACATCCTCCTGAAAGCAAACTGGCCGTTTACTTTGATGAGGTTCTGAAGCCAGGCCGTCGTCTCTCTCAGCCCCGGTTGAGGGCCTCTTGCTCCTGAGCATCTCCAGAGCCTTTTCCATGATGTCAGTGAAGCGATCCTAAGGGGAGAGGTGCAGTAGACCCACGTGGAGTTGATTCCGTCCTCACAAGCTTATGTTCCAAAGCAAACAGCCCCTTCCTGTGGGCCGGCGGCCGGGCAGCGTGGCTCAGACgccctctcctctcttccttcctgccgGCTTCCTCGGGCTCTGCCGGCTGTCACAAGCCGTCCTCCGGAGTGGCCGTCCAGCCTGCTCGGGGGCGCGAATGGAAACCGTGGGGCTGAGTCCTGAGCTCACACAGCGCCTGCCACAGGTCTAGGGCAGCACCAGCCGGGGCCCTGATGTGGGGCCCTGAGGCTCAGCCGCGGGTGGGCTTCCAGCGCCATGAGCAGCAGAGGGTGTGGACAAGtgccgccccctcccacccctggcaACCAGGGGGAGTCCGGGAAAGGACACGGCCACGGGAGCAGCAGGGGCAGGAGACAGGAAAGTGAGCCGCTGGCCCAAGCCAGGCGCTTGACTGGACAGCACAGAAAGGGGCCGTCGGCGCGAGCAGGTCTCCTCCGGCTCAGAGGCCAGGACAGCCACCACGCGTCACCCAGCTGAGCTTTGGGGACAGTAAAGTCAGCCTCCACCTCGGGTGTGGGGCAAGCGGCCCCTTAGCATGTCGCTAAGTTtttcaacaaaaaaatctcaGGATTTGCAGAAGTGGAGAGGAGGCCAGCAGACATGAAGCCCACACGGTCTACGTAAATGCTGCTCTCCACCCCTGCGGGGTCTGAGGGGCTGGTGTCCGAGGAGGGGCCGGCCGAGCGGCATTGGCAGACGGCTGCCATGTGGTGCCTGCTCCCCCCTGCCCCGTGCAGGGCGCTTTCATGGGGTGTTCAGCTCACGTGTGGGGTGGACTAAGGGACGGCAAGGAGTTTTTTCAACTTTAGGGTAAATGAAAATCACACTTGGAAGATTCTGCAAAGAAATTGCCTGAGTGCAGTAGAGCTTACTAGGTGAAATCGCTGACGGTCGCTCTGTCTCCCGCGGTCCTCCCTGGCATTTGAGACAGGGTCTCTTGGACTTGCAGCCCTGACTgagggggggcgggggctgcccTTTGACACAGCTGGGCCGGGCATCCCGTGCCCCGGGGACCAGTGCCCAGAGCAGCTGTGGGATCACCGAGAAAGCCGCAGgctgccctcctgcctcctcccactgGGGTGTTGCTCTCTGGCTGGTCCTCGTGCTCCCACCTCCCAGGGAGCCTTGCTCCCCCCTTCCACGAGCACCTTCTCTCCCCCGCCCACCCTCTGGCCCCACAGTGGGGACTCAAGGTTCCCTTGCATAACAGGTACCAGCAGGCATTTCCCCCTCCTGGGACAGGATATCCTGGCGCCCTTCAGTCTCTCCCTGACTGTTTAAAACAGACCAGAGCACAGGAAAAAACCTAACTCTAAAATTAGCCGCGTGATAGAAGAAAGGCCCAGCGCTGCGCTCTCTACTGTTTGTCAATGAAACAGTCTAAACAGGGCCAAGTGCATTTCCTCTCTGGGCACAGCAGCCCCGTGGGGGGTGACCGGTCGgacgcggggcgggggcggggagcgggccTGCGGAGGCAGGGGGACGGATCGCGGAAGGGCTGCAGGTGCCCTGCGGGCTTCTGGCTTTTTCCATCGGCCTCTGCCGGCCTGACGGGTTTGGGCAGAGCCCGGTCCTGCCTCCCAGAGGCGGTGCTGGCCTGGGGATGCCCAGGTTGGAGGGCGCACCCCCTGCGCCCGTTGCTGCAGGACAGTGTGGTTTCAGTTAATGGGGGAGGGCTCCCCCGctttgattttttgtgtgtgttacttGGAAACAGTACAGTTTTGTTCTGAAACAAGAGTTTGCAGGAAGTAAGATGTCAGGTTTAACACCAAACCCACAATAGATTTTCCAGTGATTCCAAATAAGTGTGTCGGAGACGTGTCTTCTGAGGTGCGGCGTCACGCtcggtcctcctccagggaagagtCCCTTTCTGAGTCAAGAGCTGTTACTGTTATTCCTTTAACGCCACTCGAATATCTCTCTTTAATCCAGCTTTCCCACTTCCTTCCTGaagggatggaattccagatgaccCCTCGTGAGGGAGGGGGGCTCTCAGCGAGGCACAGACCCACAGCCCCGAGCTCAGCAGAGGCGGCCCGTGGAACggtcctggaggagggagggggcggtgggCCCCGGCCCCAGAGTCGCCCCAGGCAGGGTGGGCGTCACCGCTGTGGCTTCACCCCATTCACGGTGACCGCAGGGGCGGACGCAGCCCTGTTCTCCCGACACCTACTGTGCGCCCTCCCGGGCCTCGCGGTGCCCTGGGCTGCCCGGCCCCAGGGAAGTGACTGGCTGAGGGCCGCACCGCCCTGTGAATAGGGCCCGTTTCTGGGTCCCACCCGGCACTTCCCAGCATGAGTGCTGCCAGCTGTCAGCCGCATTCTGGAAACTGCGCTTCTCCAGGAAGTGGGGGGGCCCGGGATCCATCGTCCCCCGTGATTCACTCGcacttcctgccccctccccgggGCTGGGCTGCAGCCTCACCACTGGGCGCTGCTTCTCCCCCGGGCCGGATGCCTGGCTGCCCCCCTCGCCCCCAGTCCTGTCAGCCCCCACCTGCCCTTCCCCATGGGCAGCAGGAACCTGAAAGCCAGGATCCCATGATGATTAAACCTGGGCCGGCAAGacaggcggggggtgggggggaacccaGCACAGatgcgcccccaccccacccctactccCGGGGCACACGGGTGGGTGGCTTCGGGGATTCCTGGCCACTGCACAGCCTCCCTGGCCAGGCCCATTCATCACCCGTGGGGCCACTGCTCTTGTCCTCGGAAGCCGGCAGTGGCCAGGCCCTGCCCCACCCGCATCACCCCCAGCGCGAGGCGGCTTCTGGACTGTTCGCTGAGGGCCTGCGGCCTCGCCCCTCTCCCCAGCATCGCCCCCACCACGCTCATCTGCTCCCAGCCGAGCCCCAGGCAACCACAGCTATAACCCGAGCCCAACCCTAAGCCTGTAGATCGCCAGCTGGGAACCACATGCATGCCCGGAACTCCTATCTGCTGACTGTTAGCCAGGAAGGCTGCAGGGCTTAGAAGGGCGCCCACTTCTGTCCACGTGCCCACGTGCCCACAGCAGGCTGCGGCAGCCTCTCAGGAGGAGGATGAGCCCAGGCTGCCTGCCACCCGGGCTGCCGCGGGGCAAAGAAACAGCAGGTGCCAGAGACTTCGAAAAGCCAAACGGGTCACCAAGTGTCGAGTGTGGTCACCTCGCCGTAGACGGCGGGAAGGGCTGGGAGGCCTCGGGCAAAGAGACACAAACCCCTCGGGTTGCCCCGCAGCGCCCTCCCCCCCACCATGTGTATTTCTGTCTGGCTGCTGCCCACAGTGACGAGTGGGGGCCGCCGTGACTAAAAGCCGCAGCCGACCTGCCACCCCGCCAGGTACTTACTCGCCAACTGGAACGCGGCAGCCATGGCCTCCTCCCAGCACTGGGCGTCGGGCGACAGGAGGGGCAGGCCGGTCAGCCCCAGCACGAAGGTGAGCTGGCCGGCTGCCAGCGCCGCCGTGGCGACCAGGTTGCAGGCTCGCATCATGTCGAACTGCACTgcggggcgggagggagggggcggcggTCAGCACGGCCGGCACCGGCTGGGCTGCTCAAGCCTGGCTCCCTGCCCACCTGGGGCTCCTCCCTCCGCCTCCCCGAATctcaccacccctccccagcccccacccacctgcATCCCGGACCCTGGGCCCTGAACGAGACGCCTGGGACGTGCATGGGGGGCAGCCTGGTGCTCGGACCAcagaggtgggggctgggtggTGTCATCCAGAGGCCCGTCGGGGGGGATACCGTCCTGCCCGCATGCTGGATGGCAGGGCCCTCAGCTGTGAAGTCCGCCCCTTCCCCGTGGCCCTTCCAGAGTGTAAAagccccctgccccagggcctcgGGTGCAGCACGCTGTGGGCGGGCGGCGTTCTCCATTAGTGTGTGTGGTCAGCTGTGCCGCTTCCACCAGAGGATCACTCCTTCTGCTCGGGGGCCTTAGGCGGCTCGCCCCCGGCCCCTCTCCTGCCGTGCAGAGCTCGAGGGGTCTCGCccttcccaggtcccagcctgtgcCATGCGGCTGCTCGGGGCTGTGGGCACCCTGGGCTCTGCACGGGTGAGCGGGTGGACTGGTGCCCAGCACCAAGGGCCCAGGAGCACTCCCAGACaggtggatggacggatggacaGATGGCTCCTCTGCCTGACACCCCCACCTCACTGTCCTGGGCTCTGTAGTCATCAGAGTGACCACAGGACGTGGCCGCGGTCTCTGGGAACCCTGACCTTTAAAGGGAGAAGCCAGAGAGCTCAGGACAGGCCCCAGGAGCCCGACGTCCCCACACGGGCTCAGGCCCCTGGCCTCCCCACACTGGGCGGCAGGGCAGCGGGTCTCGTGATCTGCAGGAACCCTCCTGACTGCTTGCAAGGGCTTCCAGGGTCCCCTGACCCCATGTGGGAGCGGGAGGCCACACGGGTCCCCCGTCAGCATGGGGCTCGGCCACTCGCAGGCTTTTCCGTGGAGGCTGCTCATCGCACTCTTCCTGCCTTTTCACCTGGACTTGCTTTGCAACCACGTTTACCCTTCAAACAACTTTATCCTACGGGAAGGCCCTGCTACTCTAAGAGATCACGAGTTTGGAGGCAGAGGTGGAGACGAGGGCTGCTGAGGGTGATGGATGCTCAGAGCACAAGTGTGGGGCCCACCTGAGCTCAGGAAAGTCCTTCTGGTCCCCGGGGCTCAGCCTCGCAGGCAGACTGGCCAGCCGTGCCGGGAGCGTCCACACTGTGGGGTGCGGGTCCCGGCGCAGTGAGGCCCTGAGCCCCACCTCCTGGCTCGAGCAGGGCCTCCCCAAGTCAGCGGGGGCTGGGGGATCTGAGGCACGGACTCACCTCTCAGCCTCGCCCCTCCCCAGCCACCCAGGTGGACGTGTCCCACCAGTGCCCCCAAGCCCAGGCGCCCAGGCGTTTGGCGGGTCTTCATGCTTGCTGGGCATGCAGCCTGGGCAGTGGCTCTGGGTTTGGAGGAGCCGTGAAGGCGAAGCTCGAGACTGGACATCCGTTTATTCATGTTCCCCCCTGGTTCAGGGAAAGGACAGGATTGTGTCCGGGCCTGACAGAGTGTCCGACACACGGACAGATGGAAAGTGGCAGAGAGAACAGGGGTCGGAAAGCAAGACCGATTCCCCCCCGCGCCCCCGCCTGATCAGTATCGAAAGTCAGGGCTGCAGTGCGTGCTCAGCCAGCGGCGTGGGGCGTGGGCCCTGTGCTCTGCGACGGGACCAAACATGACGGGGGGTGGCTGGGGGGCCTGACCCAGAGCTCGGGACACCCTAACTGGAGCTTGCCCCCTCGGGGGTGGCAGAGTTGGCCCCACGTGCCTAGCAGCTCTGGCTGGGCTCCGCAGGCAATGCCAGGACGCGGGCACAGAGCCGGCGGGAGGGTGGCTGCTGTCCCCGAAGGCTGCCCTGGGCACCTGCATGGGGTCTGGGACCTCCAGGTCGGCCTGGCTCTGGACGAAGCGGCATGGGGCCCAGGGTGGACGAACAGAGGTGATCTCACGGTCGAGGCCGCCGCCCCGTTCTCCTCCCGTCCCTGGCTCAGCAGGAGGCTGGACCATCGGGCGAAACCTGGGCTGGGGTTTTGCTGGGAGCTGCTGATTGGATTGACGGGGACAGGCCAGAAAAAGACCAGAAGCCCCCTGCCTCTCGGGACCCCCCAGGGCAGCAGTGCTCTGTTGCAGGGAGCTGGTGAGAAGGGTGTCAGCGCCTCTTCCTGGTGGCAGCTCGCGCGTGAGCAGCTGCTCTGACCATccccttctttggggaaatgtctgatGCTCGGGGCCTCGTTAAGGGCTGGCTGCTGCAAGTGCTGAGTAAGGGAGTAGGCCATTCTAAGAGCTGttcaggggcttctcaggtggtgggCAGGTGGGACAGTGAGTGAGGGCAGGTGAGCAGCCGCTTGGGACTCACGGCAGGGCAGGTGTGGGGCTCCAGAGCAGGCTGCATACTGGCTCAGCaagggggcaggtggggggtgCCTGGAGCGGGCGCCTGCGTGGTGGTGTTGGGGGCTGTGGCAGGCAGCCGTGAGCCCCGGGAGGCGGGGGAGCCTGAAGGGGAGCACAGGGCCCCTGGGGGTCGGGGAGGCATGGCCTGCACCGGGCCCATGCTGGAGCCCCGGTCACTGGCTCCCACTGCCCCTCACCACAGATGCAGAGCCCCAAAAGGAACCCCCTCCAACCGGCAGGTCCCAGATCCCCAGGTTCAGAGGACCTGCCAGCGTCTCACAGAACCCTGGTCTGAGAGCTCATGGGACAGGCAGACTCCTCCAGGCTCTGCCTGCGTTAAGGGAGGCTCTGGCCTCTGCTTACGAAGGGCAGGGGGCTGGCTGCTCCCCATGAGACGCCCCCCAGTTGTGCAGTGAGGGCTCTACTTGCAGAGACGGGGAGGCGTCCCCTCAGGGGCTCGCCGGGACCCTGCGCCTCCTGCAGCCTCTGTCTCTGCCTGCCAAGTGGAGACAACGGCCCCCAGCCAGCTCCCAAGGGGGCCCAAGGGGGCCCAGTCCTGGGGGCCCAGCTGGCTGGGGGCAGTCGTGCCTGTGCCGGCAGAAGCCCCGCTGGAGGCCGCGTTCTCCTGGGAGGAGAGCTACCTTCAGAAAGGGAAGGAGGTCTGTGCGTCGGGGACTGTCCACAGCTGTCATGGGCTGTCGCCAGCCCGGGTGGCGGCCTTTCACGTCGGCCGCTGTGACCCCGCGTCTGCATGCTCAGTGTCAGGCGTCTTCATGTGCCTGGACCTTCCCTCGCAAATGTTCAAACCCAACCCTGCTTTCAAGGTGAAGTTCCCTTCCAGACCCCGTGCTGGACGTGACCAACCAGATGGGGCCGCTGGAGGCAGTGGGGCAGCCCGAGCCCTgggctcctccccgccccccccgcaGGCCTCAGTCTGCCCATCTCTGCTGGGCCGCCACCTCCAGCCAGCTCCCCCAAGAGTCCCCCTCAGTGCTGCCCACAGCCCTGAGGACCCTGACGACTGTGGAGCGAGGTCCAAACCCAGCCGCGTGCTTTAAGCGCCTTGTTTATTTCACTCCTTAGCAATCTTTATTGTCCACCATGAAAAACGCGTTTTCCTTGCTTCAGTTACTGTATCCGTCCCCTAGCTACGCATAACGGCAGAGAAAAGCGCCCTCCTGCACAGGAAGAATTCTGTCCCAAAGGGACCAGGGCAGGTGGGCGTGGAGCCTGGGGCACACCCGGGTCCCCAAGCGCGCCTCTCCCCTCAGCTGCACGCCCCGCGCCCATGGATGGCCACTCTAAAGGAGGCGGTGAGACAAGCCGACTTACGTTTGACAGTGCCTCGCGACTCCTGGAAGCCGGCCGCCTCAGAGCCCCAGCCTAGGGCCTCGCAGTCACGCGCATCGGCCGGCCCCGGCCTGGCCCCCGGACCGGGCGCCCCCCGGGGCCGCTCCGCCAGCCAGCAGGCCCGCCAGAGCCCCACGCTGCGCCTCCGGCCGTCCTCCAGCGTCTGGTACACCCAGTTGGGAGTGAAGGCCGCCGCATTGTTGAGGACGAGAGAGACCAGGGCCACCAGCACGGCCGTGGCCACCACTTTGCGGACAGTCATCGCGGCCACGGTGCTGGCTCGCGTTGTGGGGGAGTCCCAGCCGCGGTCGGTCAGCGTGTCAGCGGGGCCGGCTAGAGGACGTCCCCGCTCATGCTCGGTGGCGGCGGGAAGGCCTGGGTGGCAGGTGCGGGGGCGCCCGCCTCGCGGGCCCCTTACCCGGCCTCCTGCACCTGGAGCAGCGCCAGGCCTGCGCCGAGGCCAGGGCCTCCCATCCCGGGGGGCACGCAGGGGTAGCAGCGAGAGCCCCGAGTCCTGAGTGCGCCGTCTTCCTGGGGGGCGGAGGCCGCGGCACGCAGAAACCCGCAGGCAGGCGAGGCTGGAGGGCGCGGGGCCGGCCGCTCTAGGGACCAGTGCGGGGCGGGCGCAGAGCGGGGCAACGGGAAGCAGCGGGCGGTGGGTCTGAGCCCCTGCCGGCGCCTCTGCCGCGGAGCAGCTGGGCCTGGAGAGCAGACGGCAGAGGAGGCGCgtgcgtgtgtgagtgtgccTCGCGCCTGCGTCTTCCCCGTCTCTCGGCAGAGAGGAAATGGTTGTTTTTGAGGCTGTTTTTGGAGAGCCAGAGGGCGTAGCCAACTGCAACAAATAGCGGCCAGACGCCCACAGGATGTGTTTCCTGATGGGAAAGGCAGGGGCCTCTTCGGGAGGCCTCCGCGGCCCTCCCCCGCACCCCACCTTCCCTGGGAGCGACGTGCACTGCCCGCCGCCCTCGGGCCCACTGTCTGTCTGGCCCCAGCGGGTGGCGTGGGTGGGGGCCGGCCGTCCACTCCGGGGGACGGGGcgtccccccctcccccgccttcAGCCGCTCCCCCCGCACATGGATACTGTCCGCACACGGTGCGCAGCACAGACGGGCCGGTGTGCTGGGGGCCCGGGACTCCCCTACCTCCCAGCTGAGACCCTCACCCACACTCAGAGACCGCCCCCAGAGCAGGCTGCCGTCCATGTGCAGGAGGGGGTTGTGGGTGAGCTGAGCACCCAGCGAAGCCCGGGTGAGAGCCAGCCGCGTCTGCTGCAGACGCTGACGGGCCCAGCCTGCTGGGCTCTCAGACCCTCACGCAGCCCAGCCTGCCTGTGCTGACTCCCAGCGGGGCCGGGTCAGCCCCCCGAGGCCCCGCCCGCTCTGGGTCGGCCTTGCAGGGGCCGCCAAGTTTACATTCCTGAGAGGCAGGGGCCGTCAGCTCCCAGAGGATTTTTACCTCTTCTGGGTTTTTCCCACCAGGGCTCACAGCAGACACGCTAGCTGAGTTCTCACCACTTCCCTCCTTCGGGGCCAGAGGCGAGGCTGACCCCTGCTCCACCAGCCACACTGTGTCTGGTGGGTGCTAGCGGTCCTTGCACCTTCCTTGCACCCGGCGGAGGGGCGCCCCCCCAAGGGGGCCACGGGCTGGGGTCCCTGCATGCACGGTGCACTTACCTCAGAAGGAGGTTTTCCTGAGAGCTTCTGACAGTAGAGCGTGGCCTTCCCTCCTTACCTACTTAAGTCGTTCTTCCTGAGTCAGTCTTCACGTGGCTGTCTTCCGCTGGACAGC
The sequence above is drawn from the Cervus canadensis isolate Bull #8, Minnesota chromosome 32, ASM1932006v1, whole genome shotgun sequence genome and encodes:
- the TMEM204 gene encoding transmembrane protein 204, encoding MTVRKVVATAVLVALVSLVLNNAAAFTPNWVYQTLEDGRRRSVGLWRACWLAERPRGAPGPGARPGPADARDCEALGWGSEAAGFQESRGTVKLQFDMMRACNLVATAALAAGQLTFVLGLTGLPLLSPDAQCWEEAMAAAFQLASFVLVIGLVTFYRIGPYTSLSWSCYLNIGACLLATLAAAMLIWNVLHRREDCTAPRVIVISRSLTARFRRGLDNDYVESPC